NNNNNNNNNNNNNNNNNNNNNNNNNNNNNNNNNNNNNNNNNNNNNNNNNNNNNNNNNNNNNNNNNNNNNNNNNNNNNNNNNNNNNNNNNNNNNNNNNNNNNNNNNNNNNNNNNNNNNNNNNNNNNNNNNNNNNNNNNNNNNNNNNNNNNNNNNNNNNNNTATAAATATGTAGTCCCTTTGATGAATAAAAGCAGTTCATTTTAGTTGTTTATTTTCGATTCTTCTTTTCTCTGAGTGAGAGAGAGAGTTCTTAGCTAGTTCATCGGTTTGAACCGGCTTGTTGATTTGGTGGTCAGCCAATCATCTTTTGTGTCGTTTGGTGGTTAGCCAACACACCTTCATCGTTTCTTAGGTGGTTAGCCTTAGATCGTGGTATATCAAGAGTCATTCCGCATCTCTTGACGATCCATTCATTCCATTCCAGTTCCAGAAGTGCCATCGCCTTCTCGGTTCATATCAAACACCCGGCCAAAGCCATCCTTCCCGTTTTGGGCGTATCACTGTGGCTAGATTTCAGAACTTTTTGGTGTGTGCTATGAAGAGTATTTTTTGTTCCTAGGCGAGCTTTTCCTTCTCCACCCATAAACGTTTTCTTCTTCTTCGGTCATGGGTCAAGTGAGTGAGGAATTTTGTCAAGTTGACTGACTGTACGTCAGCACCGTCTTCTCGAGTGTCGGATTGATCGATGGTTTCTTGACGTGTTCGACTGCGTTTTCCCCTCTTTGTGATTAAGAGGTGTGTTGGAACCATTTTTTGAACATTATGAATAATGTATTCATATGTTAAAAATGAAGTTTTATTTGAATGAGAAATGGATGTCTAATATGTGTGATTTGAGAAACTTGTGCCAAATAGCAAATACACTCATTGGATATTTGAATTTGGATTTCAGTTTTGATTTGTTAGTTGGACTTCATGTTCATTAACTTAAATCAAATATATGTTGATCTTTTATATTGATCAAATATAAAAATGAAATCTATTTTAAAGTATATTATTTTGTTTGAATTGATCAAAACAATAATATTTTACTCTTTAATTTTTTGGTCAAAATGTGGAATAAATTCACAACTAATTGACAAGAATTAAAGTCTTCGTTAGTTCACCATAGAAATTTCATTTTTGTGTTGAAAAACGAAATTTGTAATTTTCATTATTTTTCTATAAAAGGGTTTGTAAGCATTATAGAAAAAATAGACTTTCAACAACAACAAAAAATCACTTTCTCCTACTTTGAATAGTTATGTTAGTATTTTTTTTTTATTCTGAGAGTATATCACAAAATTAGGCTCGATAGATTCTGTTTTTCGGTGATGGTAAACAGAAACAATGTTGGAGTTGTATTCTAGGAATCTGAGCGCTATGAAACCGTCACACTACGGGGCGTTTAAAGATTTAAGGAAAGAGATTAACCATCTCGACTATGCAATTCTTCTTTATTCTTATATTTCGATATTGTAATTTTAATTTTTGTTCTTATTATTTTTTTACAAATATCAGTTATCCTATGGTAGTAAAATAAGGTTCCTACATTGTCGAAGTTCCTCAGTGTTTTCTCGTGTTACGACATAAGTGACTTTGTCAGAGTCTTGTGCCAACAAGTTTTTCTGCGTGTTGGTGAGTCCGTTTAGCAGAGTCAAAAAGTCAAATTTTGTTTTTCCTCGGGCTCTTGGTGTTCCGCGAGGGAAGAGTGTTCTAGTTCTTGTCGTTAAGGTTTCTACTTTTGTAGACAGAGAATTCGTGAGCTTATCTTGGTCGTTTGTCTTCTGGACAAGAGGTTTGACCAGGTTTTTGATTTCATCGAGCGCTGAGGCATTTAAGTTGGCCATAGAAGTGGTGGCTCCCAGTGTTGTTTCACCATTAGTCATGTTCGTTAAACGAACGCTGTTGCAGTAACTACAGATCAAAATTTAGAAGGGAAAAAGAGTATCCAAAAAGAAAGAGAGAAGAATGGATGACGCGCGTCTCTGTTTTTAGTAGCAGAGAGGAGAGAGAAATGAAGAACAATGGTCGCTACTTTTTTGACGTCAGCGGCAACACCGGAAATCTTAGCCTTTTTTGACGCTGCGTTGCTTGTTAATTGCCGCTGCGGTCATCGGTGTTGTGTGTTGCCATGACTCCAGTTTAATTTTTGGCCGCTGCCGCTGCGTCTTGCGGCTAAGAAACGAACACGACTATTGTTATTTTCGTTGTTGACATGGTCAATATAACCTGCATGTTTCTCTTCTGTATTTCCATACATCTTTCTCGATCAAATGTTTGCAGCCATGGGTAAGAATAATCTCCCCTCCTTCTAGAGTCTGGGAATCGAAATTTGCGTCAATAAAATTTGTAACACAGAAAATAAAGCTTTTAATGGGGTCCAAATTTTCTGCAGAGCCAACGACAAGTAATCAAACACCATATATATCTAAACCCCAAATATCAATCATGATCTAAGTGTTAAACAGCTCAAAATTTTGCTATAATTTTAGACATTAATATATATATATATAAACCCAAAAAAAAACTACAATTTAAAAATATAATTTTTATATTAATTATAATAATATGATTTATAATATTTACATAATATAAAGTGTTAATATTGTACATTTATTTTAAACTGATGTCAACCGGTTATAATTATCCCACAAACATATTAATTTCTAATTGATTGTACCAGTTGTACTAATCGGTTAATAACGTTTGAAACAGCATCCGCAAACTCGCATTTACACCAGTTAAAATCTTAGTCAAGCTAAAAAGTGACATTGTTGTAGTGAATGTAACAGAAAATAACTAGACCGATTTCGGTTTAGTTAAACCAATTAAGGATTGGGTAATTCTAAAGCGATTCAGTTATGAATTAAATCAGACGATGTTGTAACGGGCACACCCGGTTAGTGATCTGCTTTAATTGATTCCGGTTATTATCCGAAATAAATAAAAATAGTTTTTGGTTTATATATCTCCTTTCTTCTCTATCATCGTCGTCCGTCAAAGCCACCCAAAAGGATGCGAGCAATTCAAATCGTGACGACGCGACTGAGCTCGTGCTTGAGACCTATTCGATTCGAATTCCTTTCTTCTTCTTCTTCGCCTCGCCTGTTCTCTAACCCTAGGCGCCTCATATGTACCGCCGCCGCGACGAAATCGGACGGAGGCAGGTCCGGTTCGATTGTGGCTCCATTGGTGGAGAATGAAGAAGAAGTTCAGAAGATCGATGTCAATCCACCTAAAGGAACTCGTGATTTCGCTCCTGATGATATGCGTCTCCGCAACTGGCTCTTCAACCATTTCAAAGAGGTTTACTTAAATTTGCAAAAATTTGAATTTTGTTATTCCTTCGATAGAGATTTGAACTCAAAGCTGCTTTGTAGGTATCAAGGTTATTCGGGTATGAAGAAGTGGATTATCCAGTGTTGGAGACGGAAGCTTTGTTCATCAGAAAAGCAGGCGAGGAGATTAGAGACCAAGTAGGATCTTTATGCCTCAATGTTGCAGTTTAAGTATAGAATCATTAGCTTAAACTCTTGTGGTTGGTTGTGTAGCTATACTGCTTTGAAGATAGGGGTAATCGGCGTGTAGCATTGAGGCCTGAGCTTACTCCTTCTTTAGCCAGGCTTGTCATTCAGAAAGGGTAATTAAGTTTGTTTTCTTTCTTTTTCTTTCTCAGTGAGAATCTTCAGAGGACAGTTTTTTTTTAATCTTCCAACATATTCTTTTTTTTGGTCCAGAAAATCAGTTTCCCTACCGTTGAAGTGGTTTGCTATTGGGCAGTGTTGGCGCTACGAGAGAATGACAAGAGGAAGGAGACGTGAGCATTACCAGTGGAATATGGATATTATTGGTGTCCCCCAAGTCACTGTATGTTTCTCTCTCTCTCTCTCTCACGCTGTGCAATCACTTTTACAAAGCCTTCTTATAGTTTCTTGCTTGATTAACCCCTCACTCATTTCTTTTAGGCGGAAGCAGAACTGATTTCAGCTATAGTCTCCTTCTTCAAGCGAATTGGGATCACTGCATCAGATGTTGGTTTTAAAGTTTCTAGCCGAAAGGTATTCTTTTTGTTTATTTCCTCTTGTTTCTTGCTTTACACTTAATATAACCAAGGAATGTGATTTACTTGCACTGACAGACATGATATTACGTTATTTTGCATCATCTGCAGTATCTTGATCCATAACTTCCTCCTTGTACAGGTCTTACAAGAAATGCTCAGAAAATATGGTGTACCTGAAAACTTGTTTGGCAGAGTATGTATCATTATAGATAAGGTTAGTTGTTTAATTCAAAATGTTTGCTATTTTTAGTTCTGTCACCTTACTCTTATATGCTGGGTGAAACATAGATAGAAAAGATCCCAATTGATGAGATAAAAAAGGAACTTGGGTCCACGGGGATATCAGAAGATGCTATTGAACAGCTATTGCAAGTGCTTTCTGTCAAGTCCTTGGATGATTTGGAAGGTACTTTCCTTTCGCTATTCTTATTGAAACCTCTGTCTAGCTACAAATAAGTTAAAAACATGTAATTTGTGTTAATCAGATGTACTCGGTGGAGCTGGAGAAGCCATTGCAGATCTGAAACAACTCTTCTCACTTGCTGAAAAGTTTGGTTATTCAGAGTGGATACAGTTTGATGCATCTGTTGTGCGTGGTCTAGCGTATTACACTGGTATTGTCTTTGAGGTTAGCTTTTACGACATGATGCATTGGATACTGGTCTACTGTTTTTATGATAGAAATTGATAAAATGTTAATCTTACAGGGATTTGATCGAAAAGGGAATCTACGAGCTATATGTGGTGGTGGGAGATACGACAGATTACTCCCCACTTATGGAGGAGATGACATTCCTGCTTGTGGTTTTGGTTTCGGCGATGCTGTAATCGTTGAAGTAAGTTTGAAGTCTCCGCTTGTTGCTATTCCATTACCCGAATGTGCAGTGAAAAGTTCGGTTTTAGCATGAGAATATCTAACCCCTTTATTTCCTTCTTCTACGTAGCTGCTTAAGGAGAAGAATTTGTTGCCAGAACTGGGACAAGAGGTAGAGAACATTGTGTGCGCTTTGGAAAAAGATCTCCAAGGAGCTGCAGCTACTGTTGCAACCGCTCTCAGAAGCAAAGGCCAAACCGTTGATTTGGTATTGGAGAGTAAACCGCTGAAATGGGTGTTCAAGAGGGCGGCTAGGATAAACGCAAGAAGGCTGATACTGGTTGGGAAGACAGAGTGGGAAGATGGTTCAGTGAGTGTGAAGGTTTTGTCTTCAGGTGAGCAGTTCCAAGTAAAACTCAACGACTTAGAGTAGTACATGAAAATTTCCATTTTTGAGCAATTGAGTTGAGATAGAATCTTAATTTGATCGTGGAAGGTTTATATCAAGAATCTCATCTTTGTATTTTATTGAATTGTTGCTCTCATTTCTAGTTTCTTTCTTTCTCCACTCAAAGTCCTTGTTAATCGCAAAGATGCTCTTACATGTACATTTAAGATAGTTTAATTATTGATTAATATACAAGTTGACAATATAGGTAACTAGGGATTAAACAGAAACTCAAAAGTGGTCGTAATCAATCAAAAATATATATTTTTAAAATAACTTTTGAGTTTCTAAAGCTATATTCACGAATCAACCACCGGACTGTTCTGATAGTAAATATCGTCGAAGAAAGATTGATCATATATTTGTTTTATCATTGTTCTACACGTAACTGCTGGGCATATGTTTTGTCTTGCTTCACTACGCAAACTATTTTGGATCACCAACTTATCATTATTCCAAAACTTATTTCTTATCTTTAAATTTGCATTATGCACTTATTTGGGTTGTAAGTTTATCAAACATTTCTGATATACTAAAAAAAAATTTGTATTGGTTTTTTACTTCATCTTGCAGATCTTATCACCTCTAACGTCTTCTAGAAATGGTTTTTCAAAGTGGAATTGACTCAAATAATAGAAGTTACATACAACACAAAATGTTTTCACATTTAGAAAGGAGATTGGTATTCATACC
The DNA window shown above is from Brassica oleracea var. oleracea cultivar TO1000 chromosome C3, BOL, whole genome shotgun sequence and carries:
- the LOC106328961 gene encoding histidine--tRNA ligase, chloroplastic/mitochondrial; the encoded protein is MRAIQIVTTRLSSCLRPIRFEFLSSSSSPRLFSNPRRLICTAAATKSDGGRSGSIVAPLVENEEEVQKIDVNPPKGTRDFAPDDMRLRNWLFNHFKEVSRLFGYEEVDYPVLETEALFIRKAGEEIRDQLYCFEDRGNRRVALRPELTPSLARLVIQKGKSVSLPLKWFAIGQCWRYERMTRGRRREHYQWNMDIIGVPQVTAEAELISAIVSFFKRIGITASDVGFKVSSRKVLQEMLRKYGVPENLFGRVCIIIDKIEKIPIDEIKKELGSTGISEDAIEQLLQVLSVKSLDDLEDVLGGAGEAIADLKQLFSLAEKFGYSEWIQFDASVVRGLAYYTGIVFEGFDRKGNLRAICGGGRYDRLLPTYGGDDIPACGFGFGDAVIVELLKEKNLLPELGQEVENIVCALEKDLQGAAATVATALRSKGQTVDLVLESKPLKWVFKRAARINARRLILVGKTEWEDGSVSVKVLSSGEQFQVKLNDLE